From a region of the Synechococcus sp. PCC 7335 genome:
- a CDS encoding transposase → MAISITSLSRPIVDFTFSRGCAKNPKYNHLVANCVVLYNVFEMSRILNELAQEGHHIDPAAVAGINPYGTDHLIRLGQYHLDVDRQPPPLHYDLPISPPSQAA, encoded by the coding sequence GTGGCTATTTCAATAACGAGTCTCAGTCGTCCTATTGTGGACTTTACCTTTTCGAGGGGTTGTGCAAAAAACCCAAAATACAACCATCTGGTGGCCAACTGTGTCGTGCTCTACAACGTCTTTGAGATGAGTCGTATTCTCAATGAGTTGGCACAGGAAGGTCATCACATTGATCCAGCGGCGGTGGCTGGCATCAATCCCTATGGCACGGATCATCTCATTCGGCTGGGGCAGTATCATCTCGACGTCGACCGTCAGCCACCGCCGCTGCACTACGATTTGCCGATCTCGCCACCATCACAAGCAGCCTAA
- the grpE gene encoding nucleotide exchange factor GrpE, producing MERLLEVGQNSDTELDDENSSTPSSTGNFISPSQENIKLAHMTEAVVKQKSPSSIAVTPESKPSSTAMELIKLRDWVLLAQSSSTSLTTEALSEIYKRLGHTLELEDITPLEMTGKFNYDQQQVVDTKVTHDPELEETICSTVRPGYLFDGKLIRPQEVTVYIMID from the coding sequence ATGGAACGTTTGCTTGAGGTCGGTCAGAATTCCGATACGGAGTTGGATGACGAGAATTCCTCTACCCCTAGCAGTACAGGGAATTTTATCTCTCCTTCACAAGAGAATATCAAGCTAGCTCACATGACTGAAGCGGTGGTCAAGCAAAAGTCGCCTTCAAGCATTGCTGTTACCCCTGAGTCAAAACCCTCTTCCACCGCGATGGAGCTAATCAAGCTCAGAGACTGGGTTTTGCTGGCTCAGTCTAGCTCAACATCTCTTACAACAGAGGCTCTTTCAGAAATTTACAAGAGACTTGGACATACTCTAGAACTAGAAGACATAACGCCACTAGAGATGACTGGGAAATTCAACTACGATCAACAGCAAGTTGTAGACACAAAAGTTACTCATGATCCAGAACTAGAAGAGACAATTTGTTCGACTGTTAGGCCAGGCTATCTATTTGACGGTAAACTTATTCGACCACAAGAAGTAACTGTCTACATAATGATTGACTGA
- a CDS encoding dynamin family protein has protein sequence MADLPLRDRAQALFDFILEKTRDRASLQELHQELLNCQQRLSEPMRVAIVGKIKAGKSTMLNALLGEEIVATGTVEATFNINWLKYGPHHTLKVHYKNGKSEDKSFEDLQTLTQRADEHQDYLLSIKYIEVFYPNPILKTFHLIDTPGLDSFYKDDSQNTRDFLNLRGQELTALTQAEADKADAVLYLFSHNFSAGDQAVMEEFQGPSVGRATPINSIGVLTRIDTYWPEFSPENSQQIATRLSNIPQVRSLLYAIKPASGYLALGAKTLRDSEFETLQKLAALPEKSLQSLLRSKARFENKAFPDQLEMPTVSERQKVLHRLERYGIWQACQLIRSGTYDLESLSQELMQASGVSDLSELITSHFGHRAYLIKLRTAIDRLQALCFQQKQKQSGDDLQVVEAVAGKVEALEANSHDFRELDVLRSYYDRKLEFSDSEIHQLLEVTGEYGPACFQRLGMKEQASIDQLLSAAKERMQKWRLRAAVQMGASRSTIEASTVLAHSYERIVYHLQEAHKHLNFWS, from the coding sequence ATGGCTGATCTACCCTTACGTGATCGCGCTCAGGCTTTATTTGACTTTATCCTAGAGAAGACCCGTGATCGCGCATCTTTGCAAGAATTGCATCAAGAGCTACTGAATTGCCAACAGCGGCTCTCGGAGCCCATGCGGGTTGCCATCGTTGGCAAAATCAAGGCTGGTAAGTCCACGATGCTCAACGCTTTACTTGGGGAAGAGATCGTCGCTACGGGGACTGTTGAAGCCACGTTCAATATCAACTGGCTCAAGTACGGTCCCCACCACACGCTCAAGGTGCATTACAAAAACGGTAAATCTGAAGATAAGTCCTTTGAAGATTTGCAAACCCTCACGCAACGTGCAGATGAGCATCAGGACTATTTGCTGAGCATCAAATACATCGAAGTTTTTTACCCCAACCCGATTCTTAAAACGTTCCACCTCATCGACACCCCTGGTCTAGATTCATTTTATAAAGATGACTCGCAAAACACCCGTGACTTTCTGAATCTACGTGGCCAAGAGCTGACCGCCTTAACCCAAGCCGAAGCCGACAAGGCCGACGCAGTTCTATATTTGTTCAGCCATAATTTTAGTGCTGGCGACCAAGCTGTCATGGAAGAGTTTCAGGGGCCATCTGTGGGACGTGCCACCCCCATTAACTCTATTGGGGTCTTAACTCGGATTGATACATACTGGCCAGAATTTTCTCCTGAAAACAGTCAACAAATTGCCACTCGCCTTTCCAATATTCCTCAGGTCCGTAGTCTACTCTACGCCATCAAGCCTGCAAGCGGCTATCTCGCACTAGGAGCGAAAACACTAAGAGACAGTGAGTTTGAGACTTTGCAAAAGCTTGCAGCACTTCCCGAAAAAAGCTTGCAGAGCTTGCTTAGGTCTAAAGCTCGGTTTGAAAATAAGGCATTTCCTGATCAACTGGAAATGCCAACTGTCTCCGAGCGTCAGAAAGTACTCCATCGCCTAGAGCGCTACGGCATTTGGCAAGCATGTCAGTTAATTCGCTCAGGAACTTACGATCTCGAATCACTAAGCCAAGAATTGATGCAAGCCAGCGGTGTCTCAGATCTATCCGAATTAATTACGTCCCATTTTGGCCATCGCGCCTATCTCATTAAACTCCGCACTGCTATTGATCGGCTACAGGCTCTCTGTTTTCAGCAAAAACAGAAGCAGTCTGGCGATGATTTACAGGTAGTGGAAGCGGTCGCCGGAAAAGTCGAAGCCCTAGAAGCCAATTCTCATGACTTTCGAGAGCTGGATGTTTTGAGGAGCTACTATGATCGCAAACTGGAATTTAGCGACTCAGAGATTCATCAACTACTGGAAGTGACTGGTGAATACGGACCAGCTTGCTTCCAGCGCCTCGGTATGAAGGAACAAGCTTCCATCGATCAACTGCTCTCTGCCGCAAAAGAACGTATGCAGAAGTGGCGATTACGGGCCGCTGTTCAAATGGGGGCATCTCGGTCAACCATTGAAGCCTCTACCGTCTTGGCTCACTCATATGAACGTATTGTCTATCACCTACAAGAAGCTCACAAACATCTCAATTTTTGGTCATAA
- a CDS encoding dynamin family protein, whose translation MANFQATKQQTLLLLKSAIDFAKASGHKDAVKRLHEIKQHLLEGKLLVVVAGEAKQGKSSLINAYLREPGLFPVDVDIATNLVSTITYGDSEKITVALGEQGKEKRKEISRADISDYVTEQGNQKNNKQARLLEIESPNPQLKEGLLLVDTPGVGSLNAKHTDITYAYVPSADSILFVSDVYAPLSTKELNFIQQISKHCQNFIFVVTKADAVSNYKEIIDSNREKLVKTLPDIGESLPIVPVSSSLSLAYLDTEDPDDLEDSNFAALEQELWLLLGQQRGKILILRALTEFGRLVADLKSPLQAEWEACQNLNQEEKAKLESNLRDLSKRLKQLQTDSAAWQYQLNDGIQDIKTAIFRKFNREVEQIKRRSQEYMEDSEILDAPPKIAGLLENDFDSMMSILTKELSQRAGTLHIEIVNSTGLDMNPLAVDSLARINLGEGAAQVQSLEGLSQVEAAETSLWKKSIEAATRGRFKAMGGVAIGSLLGGTLGGIAGLVFGGAGAVPGAQLGAALGAFLGGARGLTDGIRDALSHVKERDHILTKREISRIIHPYIVDNHSSCKAALEDMITNLSKTMRSNLHQQIKQEKEICDRSLSSFQKTIKLSQNQMTHKIAELKGPLQQLTSFQNAAEQLAIQALEEPESATVSTSAPAASSADAASSSAPATPQPVTANADYGDWADG comes from the coding sequence ATGGCAAACTTCCAAGCAACTAAGCAACAAACCCTTTTGCTCCTAAAGTCTGCAATTGACTTTGCAAAGGCTAGCGGCCATAAAGATGCTGTCAAACGTCTTCATGAAATCAAACAGCATTTACTGGAAGGTAAACTGCTTGTGGTTGTAGCAGGTGAAGCTAAGCAAGGCAAGTCCAGTCTAATAAATGCCTATTTACGTGAACCTGGTCTATTTCCTGTCGATGTAGACATTGCTACAAATCTCGTGTCTACGATTACCTATGGCGACTCTGAAAAAATCACAGTTGCTTTGGGAGAACAAGGAAAAGAAAAGAGGAAGGAGATCAGCCGAGCTGATATTTCAGATTATGTGACAGAACAAGGTAATCAAAAAAATAACAAACAAGCTCGTTTGCTAGAAATAGAGTCCCCCAATCCGCAGTTAAAAGAGGGACTGCTCCTTGTGGACACTCCTGGAGTCGGTAGTCTAAATGCCAAACACACAGATATTACCTATGCCTATGTCCCTAGCGCTGACTCTATTTTATTTGTGAGTGATGTCTATGCGCCCCTCTCAACGAAAGAACTCAATTTTATTCAGCAGATTAGCAAACATTGCCAGAATTTTATCTTTGTTGTCACCAAAGCTGATGCCGTCAGTAACTATAAGGAGATTATTGATAGCAATCGTGAGAAGCTAGTCAAAACTCTCCCCGATATAGGAGAATCGTTGCCAATTGTTCCGGTTTCAAGCAGCTTAAGCCTAGCCTATCTAGACACCGAGGATCCTGACGATTTGGAGGACAGTAACTTCGCAGCCTTGGAACAAGAGCTATGGCTGCTTTTGGGTCAGCAGCGGGGAAAAATTTTAATCCTTAGAGCGCTGACAGAGTTTGGAAGGTTAGTTGCTGATCTCAAGTCACCCCTACAAGCTGAATGGGAAGCTTGCCAAAACCTTAATCAGGAAGAAAAAGCAAAATTAGAGTCTAATCTGAGAGACTTATCTAAGCGATTAAAACAGCTTCAGACCGACAGTGCAGCTTGGCAATACCAGTTGAACGATGGTATTCAAGATATCAAAACAGCAATATTTAGAAAGTTTAATAGAGAGGTTGAGCAGATAAAACGCCGTTCACAGGAATATATGGAGGATAGCGAAATCCTAGATGCCCCCCCTAAGATAGCAGGACTTTTAGAAAATGACTTCGACTCTATGATGTCAATACTTACCAAAGAACTGAGTCAACGAGCTGGCACTTTGCACATTGAAATTGTTAATTCAACAGGCTTAGATATGAATCCTTTAGCGGTTGATTCGTTAGCTCGGATAAATCTCGGCGAAGGAGCTGCTCAAGTTCAAAGTTTAGAGGGTTTATCACAAGTCGAAGCAGCAGAGACTAGCTTGTGGAAAAAGAGTATTGAAGCGGCTACGCGAGGTAGATTCAAGGCCATGGGTGGAGTAGCGATTGGCTCACTTTTGGGAGGAACACTGGGAGGAATAGCAGGGCTTGTATTTGGCGGCGCGGGTGCGGTGCCTGGAGCGCAACTTGGTGCGGCCTTGGGGGCCTTCCTCGGCGGTGCAAGAGGCTTGACTGATGGTATCAGGGATGCACTTAGTCACGTTAAAGAACGAGATCACATATTAACTAAACGAGAAATCTCAAGAATCATTCATCCCTATATTGTTGACAATCATTCATCATGTAAAGCAGCGTTAGAAGATATGATCACCAACTTGAGTAAAACGATGCGGAGTAACTTACACCAGCAAATAAAACAAGAGAAAGAGATCTGTGATCGCAGCCTAAGTTCTTTTCAGAAAACCATCAAGCTTTCACAGAACCAAATGACTCATAAGATTGCCGAGTTAAAGGGCCCCTTACAGCAGCTCACAAGTTTCCAGAATGCAGCAGAGCAATTAGCCATACAGGCACTAGAAGAGCCTGAGTCTGCTACTGTCTCCACTTCTGCTCCAGCCGCATCATCTGCAGATGCCGCTTCATCAAGTGCACCAGCGACGCCTCAACCTGTTACCGCTAATGCGGATTACGGAGATTGGGCAGATGGCTGA
- a CDS encoding C39 family peptidase, with the protein MFSMDWLDLDGDGLEESYVQDIDTDGDGILDTTLVQSDMNGDGVLDDILSVNLIDTDGDGVVDTGIVATPFEIGSCDPNPIDGVFGTPDEDMENWHQQTRDDTCAIASQEFVLDEVLGRDVTEQELTEVATANGWYTPGGGTPLHATGNLLEAYGVPVTQEFGGSLQDIAEKLEQGQKVIVGVDADEIWTPGENALEDDVLGDYIAGYGHIPGQDANHAVQVIGIDATDPNNPMVILNDPGTADGQGFRVPAGEFENAWADSQKFMVSTTELTPDTTNQTELAGMSEVRFSALDRYGRPYWPSSGEYYVPSAYE; encoded by the coding sequence ATGTTCAGCATGGACTGGCTAGATCTTGATGGAGATGGCTTGGAAGAAAGCTACGTCCAAGATATTGATACCGATGGCGATGGCATTCTAGATACCACCCTGGTGCAATCAGACATGAATGGTGATGGCGTGCTTGACGACATATTAAGCGTCAACTTGATTGACACTGATGGTGATGGTGTTGTGGATACGGGGATTGTGGCCACTCCGTTTGAAATTGGTTCTTGCGATCCAAACCCCATCGATGGAGTATTCGGCACACCTGATGAGGATATGGAGAACTGGCATCAGCAAACCCGTGATGATACCTGTGCGATCGCATCCCAAGAATTTGTGTTAGATGAGGTACTCGGGCGAGATGTGACCGAGCAAGAATTAACCGAAGTCGCCACCGCTAACGGTTGGTATACTCCAGGAGGCGGTACTCCGCTGCATGCAACTGGCAATTTGCTAGAAGCCTACGGTGTCCCCGTGACCCAGGAATTTGGCGGTTCTCTGCAGGATATTGCTGAGAAACTTGAACAGGGGCAAAAGGTCATCGTTGGCGTTGATGCCGATGAAATCTGGACCCCTGGCGAGAACGCACTAGAAGACGATGTGCTGGGTGATTACATTGCTGGCTATGGACATATCCCTGGCCAGGATGCGAACCATGCAGTGCAGGTGATCGGCATTGACGCCACAGATCCAAACAATCCAATGGTTATCCTCAATGATCCAGGTACTGCTGACGGCCAAGGCTTCAGGGTGCCTGCGGGTGAGTTTGAGAATGCTTGGGCTGATAGTCAGAAATTTATGGTCAGCACAACTGAACTCACGCCTGATACTACTAACCAGACAGAGCTGGCTGGGATGAGCGAAGTTCGTTTTAGTGCGCTTGATCGCTATGGACGCCCCTACTGGCCCAGCAGCGGTGAGTACTATGTCCCCTCCGCATACGAATGA
- a CDS encoding sigma-70 family RNA polymerase sigma factor translates to MFHSRKALLDVFSAFIQFKDGDFDGWLIAPALKRSMAVQLAQCDKTDTSNHFWALFWYGLWQQGSRSWSEGHLTAYLQETCYRVARQLKRQVPGEQFCLSDCFQMAIAKTPQILAGFDPSRGYHLSTYAARAYSTIIKEQLRRSQEIDFCSNWALLRKISRKQLTEAIAQAGLVAPEANLYLLAWRCFNALYIPPRPTANRALKEPDPETWTAIVKLYNTERNNQPYGLRTVATVLELQDLLDCCASWARAYLNPAQISIHMALGGPESQELGEVLPQLQAASVLDDLLKQESEGQRTAQQHAVYAVLANAITTLAPTRQHLLQLYYGEGLTQQRIAAQGQLKQFEISRYLSRARKRLIQALVQWSQDHLHISITPDIVNTISDDLEMWLSAFYQSSESPIPTVNNHES, encoded by the coding sequence ATGTTTCACTCTCGGAAAGCGCTATTAGATGTATTTTCCGCTTTTATTCAATTCAAGGACGGTGATTTTGACGGTTGGCTTATTGCTCCAGCGTTGAAGCGGAGTATGGCAGTTCAGCTTGCTCAATGCGACAAGACAGATACCTCTAACCACTTTTGGGCCTTGTTTTGGTACGGACTGTGGCAACAAGGCTCGCGTTCTTGGTCAGAAGGCCATTTAACCGCTTACCTGCAGGAAACTTGCTATAGAGTCGCTCGGCAGCTCAAACGTCAAGTTCCCGGAGAACAGTTCTGTTTATCTGACTGCTTTCAGATGGCGATTGCCAAAACCCCTCAGATACTGGCAGGATTTGATCCTAGCCGGGGGTATCACCTGAGTACCTATGCGGCGAGAGCCTACAGCACAATTATCAAGGAACAGCTCCGCCGGAGCCAAGAGATTGATTTTTGTAGCAACTGGGCTTTATTACGGAAAATCAGCCGCAAGCAGCTCACTGAGGCAATTGCACAGGCTGGGTTGGTAGCTCCCGAAGCCAATCTATATCTGCTGGCCTGGCGCTGTTTTAACGCTTTATATATTCCACCACGCCCCACGGCGAATCGCGCCTTAAAGGAACCTGATCCTGAAACCTGGACCGCTATCGTTAAACTCTACAACACGGAACGGAACAATCAACCCTATGGTCTGAGGACAGTCGCTACAGTCTTAGAGTTGCAAGATTTGCTCGACTGCTGCGCGAGCTGGGCGCGAGCCTATTTGAATCCGGCCCAGATTTCGATTCATATGGCGCTGGGGGGACCTGAATCACAGGAGCTAGGTGAGGTTTTACCACAGTTACAAGCAGCCTCAGTGCTAGATGACCTGCTCAAGCAGGAGTCAGAAGGACAGCGAACGGCTCAGCAGCATGCGGTTTATGCTGTGTTGGCAAACGCGATCACAACTCTAGCTCCCACCCGACAACATCTCCTCCAGCTTTACTACGGTGAAGGGCTTACGCAACAACGGATTGCAGCTCAAGGTCAGCTCAAGCAGTTCGAAATTTCTCGCTATCTCAGCCGAGCCAGGAAGAGGTTGATTCAAGCATTAGTCCAGTGGAGTCAAGATCACCTGCATATTTCTATCACGCCCGACATAGTAAACACTATCAGTGATGATCTTGAAATGTGGCTCAGCGCCTTTTATCAGTCGTCTGAGTCACCAATTCCAACCGTCAATAACCATGAAAGCTGA
- a CDS encoding DUF1822 family protein: MKADLAMPSLANPQHLWLEVESAIREQAWSQSRACATPWARWNAYLNLVCLDVFLPWLDKEHDLKGKVWPHHGSVLSFSELVQGICISIDDLRLVLVPSDTLDWNRMYIAQEWVDIPNWIANYYLAANLDCDAGWLEVIGFAAHQTVKEYGIYEPEDRQYEVDISALTQDLNALWVTHQFCDRLQKTSVATMPMSLTQTQNLITRLGNPAVIWPRLSVPFEQWRQLVEHGGWRQQLSNRRQGVPSLGSITQWLRTQLPEAIQNIGWQLITLPLLPEGARGKDPQLPAQILSRQLIITGLTYELRIFPLPSKIHHWRVELRSTGPGRSIPKGIKLILLTEDLQPFENNVATASVPTEVLALEVIVEPGEGLVWQTSPLPEDYDQEVLYF; the protein is encoded by the coding sequence ATGAAAGCTGACCTAGCAATGCCATCCCTTGCAAATCCTCAACACCTCTGGCTGGAGGTTGAGAGCGCTATCCGAGAGCAAGCATGGTCTCAAAGCCGAGCCTGTGCAACGCCTTGGGCGAGGTGGAATGCCTATTTGAATCTTGTGTGCCTTGATGTTTTCTTACCTTGGCTGGATAAAGAGCATGACTTGAAGGGAAAAGTCTGGCCTCATCATGGGTCAGTCCTCAGCTTCAGCGAACTGGTGCAGGGTATCTGCATTAGCATTGACGACCTGCGTCTGGTGTTGGTTCCGTCCGATACACTTGACTGGAACAGGATGTATATTGCTCAAGAATGGGTAGATATCCCCAACTGGATTGCCAACTACTATTTAGCAGCGAATCTTGACTGCGATGCAGGCTGGCTAGAGGTGATTGGGTTTGCTGCCCACCAAACGGTCAAAGAATACGGCATCTATGAGCCTGAAGATCGGCAATATGAGGTAGACATTTCAGCTCTTACCCAAGATCTCAATGCGCTGTGGGTGACCCATCAGTTCTGTGATCGCCTGCAGAAAACCTCGGTGGCAACGATGCCCATGTCCCTAACTCAGACTCAAAACCTAATTACGCGATTGGGAAACCCAGCAGTGATTTGGCCTAGACTAAGTGTGCCCTTCGAGCAATGGCGACAGTTAGTTGAGCATGGTGGATGGCGGCAACAGTTAAGTAATCGGCGGCAGGGCGTTCCCTCTTTGGGATCCATCACTCAATGGCTACGCACTCAACTTCCAGAAGCCATTCAAAATATCGGCTGGCAGCTAATTACATTGCCGTTGTTGCCTGAGGGCGCGCGCGGAAAAGATCCTCAACTTCCTGCTCAGATACTCTCAAGGCAGCTCATCATTACAGGGTTGACCTATGAACTGCGGATTTTCCCTTTGCCTTCAAAAATACATCACTGGCGAGTGGAGCTACGAAGCACTGGCCCAGGTCGATCTATTCCTAAGGGGATAAAGTTAATTTTACTGACGGAAGATCTGCAACCTTTTGAGAATAATGTGGCTACGGCATCTGTTCCCACAGAAGTATTAGCGCTTGAGGTGATTGTGGAGCCGGGGGAGGGTTTGGTTTGGCAAACAAGTCCCCTACCAGAGGACTACGATCAGGAAGTTTTGTATTTTTAG
- a CDS encoding Hsp70 family protein, translating into MHLGIDFGTCNTSAALFLDGTLKPVKEPLKQSYSFPSSVFVTKQGQLVVGQAAENQRKMNPSHYRREFKRELGASNPYNLGEQEMLPEALVSELLRSLKKEAELMVNQQLTSTVVTIPASYQSHKQTLMLQAVEAAGFTDIRLLVEPVAAAIYYTHLVDGSQALKEGEILLVYDLGGGTFDAALVQKQGRRYELLAQPIGDDQLGGVDFDRQIYQDLQANCGDTLQALLDPQRLDTEALRAKLIVGDWCREFKHQLSAVSDYEDLLPVGMSESYYLTQDSFATMIAPFFQKTCELCRQLVKNAGFDWDEVDRILMVGGSCRMPAVRSALEDTFERPVVNVDDPELAVALGAALFEESEHKAPKEEHLAFDIIEQPPDTGQVYFVPAVVPGGFEKEIESLNREGNTSKQDINLKQNNSSQFQFIKQSKQQIGLDFDQYISNTVQKLALARLQYQEELFLDENRCFNLVAYGNIPIQTANTNFVFFVSNISGNKEGQKFMHFYEDCIQYFEEEARKNLEHFLWKNPPLCCPIAVFTGVDSNLIKSFNQLKVEVRNKGRFSVYSVLPAIVDLRSMKLITLSGKLDFLNMFGPAKKQLQRIFAP; encoded by the coding sequence ATGCATTTAGGAATTGATTTTGGTACCTGCAACACGAGTGCAGCACTGTTTCTGGATGGGACGCTCAAGCCTGTCAAAGAACCCCTAAAGCAGAGCTATTCTTTTCCCTCTAGTGTATTTGTCACCAAGCAAGGGCAGCTTGTTGTGGGGCAAGCTGCAGAAAATCAACGGAAGATGAATCCATCTCACTATCGCCGAGAGTTTAAGCGGGAGTTGGGAGCCTCCAACCCCTATAACTTGGGAGAACAAGAAATGCTACCGGAAGCGCTAGTCTCTGAGTTGCTTCGCAGCCTCAAGAAAGAAGCAGAGCTAATGGTGAATCAGCAGCTCACTTCAACCGTAGTGACGATTCCGGCCAGCTATCAGAGCCACAAACAAACTTTAATGCTCCAGGCCGTAGAGGCAGCGGGCTTTACAGACATTAGGTTGCTCGTGGAACCAGTTGCGGCAGCGATTTATTACACCCATCTCGTCGATGGCAGTCAAGCTCTTAAGGAAGGGGAAATTCTACTCGTCTACGATTTAGGCGGAGGCACCTTTGATGCGGCGCTGGTTCAAAAGCAGGGGCGGAGGTATGAGTTGCTAGCCCAACCCATTGGCGATGATCAGCTTGGTGGAGTGGACTTCGACCGCCAAATTTACCAAGACTTACAAGCCAACTGCGGCGATACGCTACAGGCACTCCTAGATCCACAGCGCCTGGACACTGAGGCACTCAGAGCCAAGCTGATTGTAGGAGACTGGTGCCGCGAGTTTAAGCACCAGCTTAGCGCAGTGAGCGATTATGAAGACTTGCTACCGGTAGGCATGTCTGAGAGCTACTACCTTACTCAGGATAGCTTTGCAACAATGATTGCCCCCTTCTTTCAAAAGACCTGTGAACTATGTAGGCAACTGGTCAAGAATGCGGGTTTCGATTGGGACGAAGTGGATCGAATCCTAATGGTAGGGGGAAGTTGTCGAATGCCTGCTGTTAGGTCAGCGTTAGAGGATACGTTTGAACGTCCCGTAGTAAACGTTGATGACCCCGAGCTAGCCGTTGCCTTAGGAGCTGCCCTTTTTGAAGAATCAGAGCATAAAGCACCGAAAGAAGAACATTTGGCATTTGATATTATCGAACAGCCCCCCGATACAGGTCAAGTGTATTTTGTGCCCGCTGTTGTACCTGGTGGTTTTGAAAAGGAAATTGAGAGTCTGAATAGAGAAGGCAATACATCAAAACAGGATATCAACCTAAAACAAAACAACTCTAGCCAATTTCAATTCATTAAACAAAGTAAACAACAAATTGGCCTTGACTTTGACCAATATATATCTAATACAGTACAAAAACTAGCCTTAGCAAGGCTTCAGTACCAGGAAGAGCTTTTTTTAGATGAGAATCGATGCTTCAATTTGGTCGCGTATGGAAACATACCTATCCAAACTGCCAATACAAATTTCGTATTCTTCGTGTCAAACATTAGTGGTAACAAAGAAGGCCAAAAATTTATGCACTTTTACGAAGACTGCATTCAATATTTTGAAGAAGAGGCTAGAAAAAATCTTGAACACTTTTTGTGGAAAAATCCTCCATTATGTTGTCCGATTGCCGTATTCACAGGTGTAGATTCTAATCTGATTAAAAGCTTTAATCAATTAAAGGTAGAGGTTAGAAATAAAGGGAGATTTTCTGTTTATTCCGTGCTGCCAGCAATAGTTGATTTGCGATCAATGAAACTAATCACTTTGTCTGGAAAACTTGATTTTCTAAATATGTTTGGCCCTGCCAAGAAACAACTCCAAAGGATTTTTGCGCCCTGA